From Neomonachus schauinslandi chromosome 4, ASM220157v2, whole genome shotgun sequence:
GCTGGCCGACCTGCTGATGCTGGCCCTCTACTTTCACTACAAGTTTAAGAAGCGCCCCTCTCTGCGTGAGTGTGGGAGCGGGGCAGCGGGAGGCCCGGGAGCGTGGGAGGCAGTGGGCTTCGCACCGCAGCGTCCGGCCCACACCGCCGAGCCCGCGCCCGCAGCCTCGGGCGGCCAGGACGGGGGCCGGACCACGGGGGCTGCTCTTTCTTCCCTTGGGTCGCATCCCACAATCGCTGCTTCAGCTGTTCCTCtgtacctggccctgggcttgGACACAGGTCACCGCTGCCCCTGAGGATTGAGGAGGGGCGGGAGTCAAGGTCAGGGGGAGGCACTTGTCTGCTCTGGGTGACCCCCTCCTGCCCTTGTCTCTCCTTTACAACCCTAGGAGAAGGGTGCTATTATTATATGCATTCTACAGAGGAGGCattaaagctcagagaggtcaggttccttgcccagagtcacacagccgCCAAAGGGCAAGGCCAGGACTCAAGGCCTGGTCTGTTTGCTGCCACTGGTACCTGACCTCGGCTTCCCTCCTGTCTCCTGTCCAGGGTCTACCCCCATCAATTCCGTGCTGCTCTTCATCCTGGGGGTGGTGTGTGCCTTCCCGCTGCTGAGGACCACTGGCCCGGTGGCTGCCCCGAGGGAGGTCTTCCGGGGCCGCACGCTCCTGTCAGTGGAGCCGGGCAGTAAGGTGAGGTGTGGGTCAGTGCCGGGGGGTGCGGGCTGGGGACCGGTTCGTCCCGAGGGAGCAGGGATCGCACGCTGCACCTCTGGCCCCTCCCGGGCCCTGAGCAGCCCCCTGCCCTCTCAGCCCTTCACTCGGCAGGAGATCATCGGCTTCGCCATCGGCTCCGTCTCCAGTGCGCTCTACCTGCTGTCCCGGCTGCCTCAGATCCGCACCAACGTGAGcccggggcaggggcggggccgcCGGGGCAAGGTGTGGGGTCTTTGTGCAGCAGGTGTGGGTTCAAACTGCCGGTCGGCTTAAGTGAATCCagttctccaggcctcagtttctgccCCTGGGCAGTGGGCACGATGAGGCCGTCTCGAGGGACACGGGTGTCCCGTGTGTGTCTCAGAGAAGCAGCGGGTCAGGTGAGGAGGCCAGGGCCCGGCCGACAGTGctgagggatggggagaaaggggcgTGGTGGGCCCAGGGAGGCTGGCGGGGTGGCCCGTCTCCCGCGGACCGGGCGCACGGTGACAAACGCGCTCAGAGCGTGCCCAGTGGGACGGGGCAGCGTGACAGGAACCCTGGCCGAGGCCTCTGACCccagcccccctcacccccagttcCTGAGGAAGTCAACGCAGGGCGTCTCCTACTCGCTGTTCGCCTTGGTGATGCTGGGGAACACGCTGTACGGGCTGAGCGTGCTGCTCAAAAACCCTGAGGCGGGCCAGAGCGAGGGCAGCTACCTGCTGCACCACCTGCCCTGGCTCATGGGCAGCCTGGGCGTGCTGTTGCTCGACACCGTGGTATCcttcgggggcggggggcagggcagcctggggggggggggggggggggggggggg
This genomic window contains:
- the SLC66A1 gene encoding lysosomal amino acid transporter 1 homolog, with the translated sequence MVWKKLGSGNFSDCPNGSRQWIWDVFGECAQDGWDEASVGLGLISIVCFAASTFPQYIKACRTGNMDQALSLWFLLGWIGGDSCNLIGSFLADQLPLQSYTAAYYVLADLLMLALYFHYKFKKRPSLRSTPINSVLLFILGVVCAFPLLRTTGPVAAPREVFRGRTLLSVEPGSKPFTRQEIIGFAIGSVSSALYLLSRLPQIRTNFLRKSTQGVSYSLFALVMLGNTLYGLSVLLKNPEAGQSEGSYLLHHLPWLMGSLGVLLLDTVISIQFLVYRDTATSSERQPLLPS